The Hymenobacter sp. DG01 genome has a segment encoding these proteins:
- a CDS encoding PIG-L deacetylase family protein: MVSSLFASYPSLPPEQVATFGPTTVVAPHPDDESLGCGGLLALLRQAGVPVWCVLITDGTMSHPNSQKFPAPARQALREQELRTALSILGVAAQHLLPLHLPDGAVPPPDTAAGAAAVQRLVAFWQQHPPATVLVPWRRDPHPDHRATSLLVGAALAQLPTLPRVLEYVVWAWERATPTDVPQPEEVRGWQVDVTPVLEQKQQAIGAHHSQLPGSPIDDDPGGFTLSTAMLAHFTQPTEIYLEATDGYFSSLAPATHATQP, encoded by the coding sequence ATGGTATCTTCTCTTTTCGCCTCCTACCCCTCCCTACCCCCTGAACAGGTAGCAACCTTCGGCCCTACCACCGTGGTAGCCCCGCACCCCGATGATGAGTCGCTGGGGTGCGGGGGGCTGCTGGCGCTACTGCGGCAGGCAGGCGTGCCGGTGTGGTGCGTGCTGATAACGGATGGCACCATGTCGCACCCCAACTCCCAAAAATTCCCGGCCCCGGCCCGCCAGGCCCTGCGCGAGCAGGAGCTCCGGACGGCCCTATCAATTCTGGGGGTAGCGGCCCAGCACCTGCTGCCGCTTCACCTTCCCGATGGGGCCGTACCACCCCCCGATACCGCAGCCGGCGCGGCCGCCGTGCAGCGCCTCGTGGCCTTCTGGCAGCAGCACCCACCGGCTACCGTGCTGGTGCCCTGGCGCCGCGACCCCCACCCCGACCACCGCGCCACCAGCCTGCTGGTAGGCGCTGCCCTGGCTCAGCTGCCTACCCTGCCCCGGGTGCTGGAATATGTGGTGTGGGCCTGGGAGCGGGCTACCCCCACCGATGTGCCTCAACCCGAAGAAGTGCGGGGCTGGCAGGTCGATGTCACGCCGGTGCTGGAGCAGAAGCAGCAGGCCATCGGGGCGCACCACTCCCAGCTGCCGGGCTCCCCAATTGATGATGACCCCGGTGGGTTCACCCTCTCCACGGCCATGCTGGCCCATTTTACCCAGCCCACGGAAATCTATCTGGAAGCCACCGACGGGTATTTCTCCTCTTTAGCGCCTGCTACCCATGCAACCCAACCCTAA
- a CDS encoding glycosyltransferase family 2 protein, which translates to MKQAPPLRFHAAPAETGGSISPWHLAPPPAASLRAIVIIPAKNEATSIPAALAALAAQVDMQDQLLPNGWFEVLVLANNCRDRTAQVARACAAQYPGLVVHVAEVTLSAADAHIGKARRLLMDEACQRLERIGRAGAFIASTDADTRVSPTWLSAIATELAQGADAVGGRILTYDADSRNPLRRHQLRDAAYYLLRARLEQLLDPIAHDPWPRHHQHFGASLALTAAAYRRVGGLPVVPYLEDEALYQALLRHDQRLRHSPAVQVFTSSRRQGRVPVGLSWQLRQWAAQQAVRQEPTVDNPVRLMAEWRLRAHLRHLWHCHAGEQLLNENIGLMAPEGVGASCLQQEMARSATFGQFWEKMRTRFLYHALRRWPPVPLSVALLQLRQELACRERSSRKLVNITPGLSGADLASFQQIETIGGVPLPVQVT; encoded by the coding sequence ATGAAGCAAGCCCCACCCCTGCGTTTTCATGCTGCCCCTGCCGAAACTGGTGGTAGCATTTCTCCGTGGCACCTGGCTCCACCACCCGCCGCAAGTCTGAGAGCAATTGTCATTATTCCGGCCAAAAACGAAGCTACGAGTATCCCGGCCGCATTAGCGGCTCTGGCCGCTCAGGTGGATATGCAAGATCAGCTGCTACCCAACGGCTGGTTTGAAGTGCTGGTGCTGGCCAACAATTGCCGCGACCGTACCGCCCAGGTGGCGCGGGCCTGCGCGGCACAATACCCGGGGCTGGTGGTGCATGTGGCGGAAGTGACTTTGTCGGCCGCCGATGCGCATATAGGCAAGGCCCGGCGCCTGCTGATGGATGAGGCCTGCCAGCGGCTGGAGCGGATAGGGCGGGCTGGGGCTTTCATTGCCAGTACCGACGCCGATACCCGGGTATCTCCTACCTGGCTGTCGGCCATTGCCACCGAGCTAGCCCAGGGAGCCGATGCCGTAGGGGGCCGCATTCTGACCTATGATGCCGACTCCCGAAATCCGCTGCGGCGGCATCAGCTCCGGGATGCGGCGTACTACCTTCTTCGGGCTCGCCTGGAGCAGCTCCTGGACCCCATTGCCCACGACCCCTGGCCCCGCCACCATCAGCATTTCGGCGCTAGCCTGGCCCTGACGGCCGCCGCCTACCGGCGCGTGGGTGGTTTGCCCGTGGTACCGTACCTGGAAGACGAAGCTTTATATCAAGCCCTGCTTCGCCACGACCAGCGCCTGCGCCACAGCCCGGCCGTGCAGGTGTTTACTTCCAGCCGGCGGCAAGGCCGGGTGCCGGTAGGCCTTTCGTGGCAGCTGCGTCAGTGGGCCGCTCAGCAGGCGGTCCGGCAGGAACCCACCGTTGATAACCCGGTTCGTTTGATGGCGGAGTGGCGCCTGCGGGCTCATCTACGGCATTTATGGCACTGCCACGCTGGCGAGCAGCTGCTAAACGAAAACATAGGGTTGATGGCGCCTGAGGGGGTAGGCGCCTCCTGCCTGCAGCAAGAAATGGCTCGGTCTGCTACGTTCGGACAGTTTTGGGAAAAGATGCGGACCCGGTTCCTGTACCACGCGCTGCGGCGGTGGCCACCGGTACCTCTGTCCGTAGCCCTGCTGCAGCTGCGGCAGGAGCTGGCGTGCCGGGAGCGGAGTAGCCGAAAGCTGGTGAATATTACCCCTGGCCTATCGGGCGCAGATTTAGCATCTTTCCAGCAGATCGAGACGATAGGTGGGGTGCCGCTCCCCGTGCAGGTGACGTAG
- a CDS encoding class I SAM-dependent methyltransferase has protein sequence MQPNPNQPDTLGPDYFAAVYEANADPWGFETSPYEHDKYRTTLRALPRPQYTNALEIGCSLGVLTEQLAARCGHLLAVDVAEAALARARQRCAHLPQVELRQLRIPEEFPPRQQQFDLILVSEVGYYWSPADLARSSDLMLQALPAGGHLLLVHWTPPVHDYPLTGDAVHEFFLTQARANGPLRHLHGERHPTYRLDLLERC, from the coding sequence ATGCAACCCAACCCTAACCAACCCGATACCCTGGGCCCGGACTATTTCGCGGCAGTATACGAAGCTAATGCCGATCCGTGGGGGTTCGAAACCAGCCCTTACGAGCATGACAAGTACCGGACCACCTTGCGGGCCCTACCCCGGCCGCAGTACACCAATGCCCTGGAAATAGGCTGTTCCCTGGGCGTACTCACGGAGCAGCTGGCCGCCCGGTGTGGGCATTTGCTGGCCGTAGATGTAGCCGAAGCCGCCTTAGCGCGGGCCCGGCAGCGCTGCGCCCACCTGCCCCAGGTAGAGCTGCGGCAGCTGCGCATCCCGGAAGAATTTCCGCCCCGGCAGCAGCAATTCGATTTAATTCTGGTTTCAGAGGTAGGCTACTATTGGAGCCCGGCTGACTTAGCCCGATCTTCTGATTTGATGCTACAAGCTCTGCCCGCCGGCGGTCACCTGCTGCTGGTGCACTGGACCCCACCCGTGCACGACTACCCCCTGACCGGCGACGCGGTGCACGAATTTTTTCTGACCCAGGCCCGCGCCAATGGCCCGCTACGTCACCTGCACGGGGAGCGGCACCCCACCTATCGTCTCGATCTGCTGGAAAGATGCTAA